A part of Arachis hypogaea cultivar Tifrunner chromosome 12, arahy.Tifrunner.gnm2.J5K5, whole genome shotgun sequence genomic DNA contains:
- the LOC112726459 gene encoding jasmonoyl--L-amino acid synthetase JAR6 codes for MLEKVEGFNMEKVIEEFEEVTKDAGRVQIETLRKILEDNSEAEYLQNLGLNGRTDPQSFKNCVPLVTHKELEPYINRMIDGDLSSILTSKPITTMSLSSGTTQGKPKFVPWNDELFETTVQIYKTSFAFRNKEFPITSGKALSFIYSSKQFKTKGGLAAGTATTNVFRNSRYTVAMQALKSQCCSPEEVIFGPDFHQSLYCHLLCGLIFCDEVQFVSSTFAHSIVHSFRTFEQVWEDLVADIRDGVLTERVTVPSLRNAMSKILKPDPNLANIIQTKIMGLSNWYGLIQELFPNAKYVYGIMTGSMEPYLKKLRHYAGDLPLLTSDYGSSEGWIATNVNPTLPPESALYTVLPQIGYFEFIPQNKADSDFIDVEPQPVGLTQVKVGQEYEIVITTPAGLYRYRLGDIVKVMGFYNSSPQLKFVRRSSLLLTINIDKNTEKDLQLAVEEASKFLAEEKLEVVDYTSYVDVSKDPGHYVIVWEISGEASEEVLSECCNCLDKSFVDAGYTSSRKVNCIGALELRVVRHGTFQKILEHYIGLGSAVSQFKTPRCVGSNNAKVLQILNENVVNKYFSSAFNN; via the exons ATGTTAGAGAAAGTTGAAGGTTTCAACATGGAGAAAGTAATAGAGGAATTTGAGGAAGTTACTAAGGATGCTGGTAGAGTTCAAATTGAAACTCTTAGGAAGATTCTTGAAGATAATTCAGAAGCTGAATACCTTCAGAATTTAGGACTTAATGGAAGAACTGATCCTCAGAGTTTCAAGAACTGTGTCCCACTTGTTACTCATAAAGAGCTTGAACCTTACATCAATAGAATGATTGATGGTGATCTTTCTTCAATCCTCACTTCAAAACCAATCACAACTATGTCTCTAAG CTCTGGAACTACTCAGGGGAAGCCAAAGTTTGTGCCATGGAATGATGAGCTTTTTGAGACCACAGTTCAGATATATAAAACCTCTTTTGCCTTTAGAAACAA aGAATTTCCAATCACAAGTGGAAAGGCCTTAAGCTTCATATACAGCAGCAAGCAATTCAAGACCAAAGGAGGGTTAGCAGCAGGAACAGCAACAACAAATGTTTTCAGAAATTCAAGATACACTGTTGCAATGCAAGCACTAAAATCACAATGTTGCAGCCCTGAAGAAGTGATATTTGGTCCTGATTTTCACCAATCACTCTATTGCCACCTACTTTGTGGCCTAATCTTCTGTgatgaggttcaatttgtgtccTCAACTTTTGCACACAGCATTGTCCATTCTTTTAGGACATTTGAGCAAGTTTGGGAGGATCTTGTTGCTGATATAAGGGATGGTGTCCTTACCGAAAGGGTCACTGTCCCTTCCTTGAGGAATGCTATGTCCAAAATTCTCAAGCCTGATCCCAATTTGGCTAACATCATCCAAACAAAAATCATGGGGTTAAGCAATTG GTATGGATTAATTCAAGAGCTATTTCCAAATGCAAAGTATGTGTATGGAATAATGACAGGGTCAATGGAGCCATATTTGAAGAAGTTAAGGCACTATGCTGGTGACCTACCACTGTTGACTTCTGATTATGGATCTTCAGAAGGTTGGATTGCTACAAATGTGAATCCAACATTGCCACCTGAGTCTGCCTTGTACACTGTTCTTCCTCAAATTGGATACTTTGAATTTATACCTCAAAATAAGGCAGACTCTGATTTCATTGATGTGGAACCTCAGCCTGTTGGACTCACTCAAGTTAAGGTTGGTCAAGAATATGAAATTGTTATCACCACTCCAGCAG GCTTGTACAGGTATCGACTCGGCGATATTGTTAAGGTTATGGGATTCTACAACTCATCGCCGCAACTAAAATTCGTCCGGCGGAGCAGCCTTCTACTTACAATCAACATAGACAAGAACACAGAGAAGGATCTTCAATTAGCTGTGGAAGAAGCATCAAAGTTTCTAgctgaagaaaaattagaagttGTTGATTACACAAGTTATGTTGATGTGTCCAAAGATCCAGGGCACTATGTTATAGTTTGGGAAATTAGTGGCGAAGCAAGTGAAGAAGTTCTTAGTGAATGTTGCAATTGCTTGGACAAATCCTTTGTTGATGCAGGGTATACTAGCTCTAGGAAGGTCAATTGCATCGGCGCCCTCGAACTCCGAGTCGTCCGGCACGGAACATTCCAGAAGATTCTAGAACATTATATAGGGTTAGGATCTGCTGTTAGTCAGTTCAAGACACCAAGGTGTGTAGGGTCTAACAATGCCAAAGTGTTGCAAATATTGAATGAGAATGTTGTGAACAAGTACTTTAGTTCTGCTTTCAATAATTGA